A region from the Desulfobotulus mexicanus genome encodes:
- the purT gene encoding formate-dependent phosphoribosylglycinamide formyltransferase, translating into MLFTSPLKSNSIRIMLLGSGELGKEVVIEAARLGIETIAVDSYPNAPAHLVANAAHVVNMKDRDALLEIIRREKPTFILPEIEALSIEALEDAEKEGFHVIPNAEAVKKTMNRKNIREFAAKELGLLTSAYRFVKSFGELQAAVGEIGIPCVVKPVMSSSGHGQSIIRSEAELVRAWEHAKEARGDASELIVEEFIPFDYEITLLTARTEKETVFCEPIGHHQEDGDYVLSWQPMDMPGNVLEKARMMARTITDGLGGRGIFGVECFIKGEDVYFSEVSPRPHDTGMVTLITQSQSEFALHVRAVLGLPLDFVFYGPGASAAFKSSSEASVPVLDVPDGAFDKNAFIRIFGKPVSHVGRRMAVALVFDEVEKAKTKAQEIAVSIKG; encoded by the coding sequence ATGTTATTCACAAGCCCTTTAAAAAGTAACAGCATCAGAATCATGCTCCTTGGCAGCGGCGAGCTTGGCAAGGAAGTGGTAATAGAGGCAGCACGCCTTGGCATTGAAACCATCGCCGTGGACAGCTACCCCAATGCTCCGGCCCATCTCGTGGCCAATGCCGCCCATGTGGTGAATATGAAAGACAGGGATGCCCTTCTGGAAATCATCCGTCGGGAGAAGCCCACCTTTATTCTTCCGGAAATTGAAGCCTTGAGCATTGAAGCCCTTGAAGATGCGGAAAAAGAAGGGTTTCATGTCATTCCCAATGCCGAAGCCGTGAAAAAAACCATGAACCGGAAGAATATCCGGGAATTTGCAGCAAAGGAACTGGGGCTTCTTACCAGCGCCTACCGCTTTGTGAAAAGCTTTGGGGAACTGCAGGCAGCAGTCGGAGAAATCGGTATCCCCTGCGTGGTCAAACCCGTCATGAGCTCTTCCGGCCACGGGCAGAGTATCATCCGGTCCGAAGCGGAACTGGTCCGGGCATGGGAACATGCAAAAGAGGCCAGGGGAGATGCCAGCGAGCTGATTGTGGAAGAATTCATTCCCTTTGATTATGAAATCACCCTTCTTACGGCACGCACGGAAAAGGAGACGGTTTTTTGTGAACCCATCGGGCACCATCAGGAAGACGGGGACTATGTTCTCAGCTGGCAGCCCATGGATATGCCGGGAAATGTTCTTGAAAAAGCCCGGATGATGGCAAGAACCATCACAGACGGACTTGGAGGTCGGGGCATTTTTGGCGTGGAATGCTTTATAAAAGGCGAGGACGTTTATTTCAGTGAAGTGAGTCCCCGTCCCCATGATACGGGTATGGTCACCCTGATTACCCAGAGCCAGAGCGAGTTCGCCCTGCACGTAAGGGCCGTTTTAGGTTTGCCCCTTGATTTTGTTTTTTACGGTCCGGGAGCAAGTGCGGCATTCAAAAGCAGCAGCGAGGCTTCTGTGCCTGTGCTGGATGTACCGGATGGGGCTTTTGACAAAAATGCCTTTATCCGTATCTTCGGCAAGCCCGTCAGCCATGTGGGTCGTCGCATGGCCGTGGCTCTGGTTTTTGATGAGGTGGAAAAGGCTAAAACAAAAGCACAGGAAATAGCCGTTTCAATAAAAGGATAA
- a CDS encoding monomeric [FeFe] hydrogenase codes for MTGNRTGGNQTVLNINNKATEIKREILIHIARYQLEGILEKKLYALPRKMLPLHGTPFRCCVHHDREILSQRIIARLGHSIEDYDEEKQLSDYAAEALKREKPTGPMLTVIDEACNACIRACYMVTSACQACIARPCMTNCPKKSIHIQKGRALIDDAQCINCGICQKNCPFHAIIKIPVPCEEACPVNAITKDEDGKETIDYNKCIFCGACIRSCPFGAMVDKGQLVDVIRHIIEGKKVVALYAPAIAAQFRAAPGQLDAAFIRAGFHQTFEVALGADITAAKEALEFEERMEQGDILMTTSCCPAYVRAIEIYVPELLPFISETRSPMHYSAERVKEAFPDCISVFVGPCLAKRKEGFDDPNVDYVLSAEEIGALFVAREIDVAACEPVLSQNQPTSSARYFARSGGVAQAVQSRLTHPEKLKVRVINGLDKAGMKALKSYGRAASENKEADANLVEVMACAGGCINGPLVLTNPKTAGSQLQKYAESSS; via the coding sequence ATGACCGGAAACAGAACCGGAGGAAATCAGACAGTGCTCAACATCAATAACAAGGCCACAGAGATCAAGCGTGAAATCCTGATTCATATAGCCAGGTATCAGCTTGAGGGTATATTGGAAAAAAAACTGTACGCCCTCCCCAGAAAAATGCTTCCCCTGCATGGTACACCCTTTCGCTGCTGCGTTCACCATGACAGGGAAATACTCAGTCAGCGTATCATTGCACGGCTGGGTCACAGCATAGAAGACTATGATGAGGAAAAGCAGCTTTCCGATTATGCTGCGGAAGCCCTGAAAAGGGAAAAACCAACGGGACCCATGCTCACGGTCATTGATGAGGCCTGTAATGCCTGTATCCGTGCCTGTTATATGGTTACCAGTGCCTGTCAGGCCTGTATCGCCCGACCCTGCATGACCAACTGCCCTAAAAAAAGTATCCATATCCAGAAAGGCCGTGCCCTGATTGACGATGCCCAATGCATCAACTGCGGTATCTGTCAGAAAAACTGCCCCTTCCATGCCATCATTAAAATCCCCGTTCCCTGTGAGGAAGCCTGCCCGGTAAATGCCATCACCAAGGATGAAGACGGCAAGGAAACCATTGATTACAATAAATGTATTTTCTGCGGTGCATGTATAAGGAGCTGTCCCTTTGGTGCCATGGTGGACAAGGGACAGCTTGTGGATGTGATCCGGCATATAATAGAAGGTAAAAAAGTGGTGGCCCTTTATGCTCCTGCCATTGCCGCCCAGTTCCGTGCTGCTCCGGGGCAGCTGGATGCGGCCTTCATCCGGGCCGGATTTCATCAGACCTTTGAGGTTGCCCTTGGTGCGGACATAACGGCAGCAAAGGAAGCCCTTGAGTTTGAAGAAAGAATGGAACAGGGAGACATCCTGATGACTACTTCCTGCTGCCCGGCCTATGTACGCGCCATTGAAATCTATGTGCCGGAACTCCTGCCCTTCATCTCGGAAACCCGGTCTCCCATGCATTATTCAGCAGAACGGGTGAAAGAGGCGTTCCCGGACTGCATCAGCGTATTTGTCGGCCCCTGCCTTGCCAAACGTAAGGAGGGTTTTGATGATCCCAATGTGGATTATGTGCTTTCCGCCGAGGAAATCGGTGCTCTGTTTGTCGCCAGAGAAATCGATGTTGCCGCATGTGAGCCTGTCCTTTCCCAGAATCAGCCCACCAGCAGTGCGAGATACTTTGCCCGTTCCGGCGGTGTTGCCCAGGCCGTTCAAAGCAGGCTTACACACCCGGAAAAACTGAAAGTAAGGGTGATAAACGGCCTGGACAAGGCTGGCATGAAAGCCCTCAAATCCTATGGCAGAGCTGCATCGGAGAACAAAGAGGCAGATGCCAACCTTGTGGAGGTAATGGCATGTGCCGGGGGATGCATCAATGGCCCTCTGGTGCTGACTAATCCCAAGACCGCAGGAAGTCAGCTTCAGAAATATGCGGAAAGCAGCTCCTAA
- a CDS encoding pirin family protein, producing the protein METYRRIKEVVKGEETRDGAGVRLVRLFNCRTAELFDPFLMMDAFDNKRPEDYIKGFPWHPHRGIETITYLIEGKVDHGDSLGNKGRILDGDCQWMTAGSGIIHQEMPQPPGRMLGVQIWLNLPADKKMAPPAYGDIRSDAIPLIREEGCEIRLIAGRYRGVQGAFEGRYIKPLFMDVSLAPHALWELPTNAGDTLYTYIFYGEGRFDPEHPPMGEKNVLLFGSGSRIRVEAGDASLRFILLSAPPLNEPLACGGPIVMNTREEVELAYKELDDGTFITPKH; encoded by the coding sequence ATGGAAACATATCGCAGGATTAAAGAAGTGGTAAAAGGAGAAGAAACCAGAGACGGTGCAGGAGTGCGACTGGTGAGGCTTTTCAACTGCCGCACGGCGGAACTCTTTGATCCCTTTCTCATGATGGACGCCTTTGATAACAAAAGGCCTGAAGATTACATCAAAGGATTTCCCTGGCACCCGCACCGGGGTATAGAAACCATCACCTACCTTATAGAAGGCAAGGTGGATCATGGTGACAGCCTTGGGAATAAAGGCCGCATTCTGGATGGGGACTGCCAGTGGATGACCGCAGGCAGCGGTATCATTCATCAGGAAATGCCCCAGCCGCCGGGCAGGATGCTGGGTGTACAGATCTGGCTGAATCTGCCGGCAGACAAAAAAATGGCTCCACCTGCCTATGGCGATATCCGTTCAGATGCAATTCCCCTCATCCGGGAAGAGGGATGTGAAATCCGTCTGATAGCAGGCAGATACCGGGGTGTTCAGGGTGCTTTTGAAGGCCGGTATATTAAGCCCCTTTTTATGGATGTCAGCCTTGCGCCTCATGCTCTCTGGGAACTCCCGACGAATGCCGGGGACACTCTGTATACTTACATCTTTTACGGAGAAGGCCGCTTTGATCCTGAGCATCCGCCCATGGGTGAAAAAAATGTTCTGCTGTTTGGTTCCGGCAGCAGAATACGCGTGGAGGCCGGGGATGCGTCTTTGCGTTTCATCCTCCTGTCCGCTCCTCCGCTTAATGAACCCCTTGCCTGCGGAGGTCCCATTGTTATGAATACAAGAGAAGAAGTGGAGCTGGCATACAAAGAGCTGGATGACGGCACCTTCATCACCCCTAAGCATTAA
- a CDS encoding trypsin-like peptidase domain-containing protein yields MSNFKTILFFVLAVLLCSSMVSASEIYQFTDEKGVIHFTDNPMKVPGAEYKEIASQGNSHPRGSDLIEILEKKLNPRTAVEQAAMATVRVESVLGIGTGFFISERGHILTNRHVLQQDKAEAQKQREHYRKTEQKLRTYGEQIRQEEQRLEDARKRADDYGLRIPEMHSSQQERARKNLQDEQRNIRERESYLRGIRQEYRQAKDELDKHRRDFEWQNNLAGTQRQVRIGLADGSSLQASIIKISEQHDLALLHLRGYSRTPKMETANPRLLPRGAPLYAIGNPAGLNHSVVNGILSGMEGVWVKTNAKIYPGNSGGPLITQKGEVVGINTFKELTHKFEGLGFALDISVALSDMAGSF; encoded by the coding sequence ATGAGTAATTTCAAGACCATATTGTTTTTTGTCCTTGCTGTCCTCCTTTGTTCATCAATGGTTTCTGCATCGGAAATTTATCAGTTCACCGACGAAAAAGGGGTCATACATTTTACGGACAATCCCATGAAGGTTCCCGGTGCAGAGTACAAGGAAATAGCTAGCCAGGGCAACTCCCACCCCAGGGGAAGTGATCTTATTGAAATCCTTGAAAAAAAACTAAACCCCAGGACTGCTGTGGAACAGGCTGCCATGGCAACTGTCCGCGTGGAATCCGTTCTTGGCATAGGTACGGGTTTTTTTATCAGTGAAAGGGGCCATATCCTCACCAACCGCCATGTGCTGCAACAGGACAAAGCTGAAGCACAAAAACAGAGAGAACACTACAGAAAGACGGAACAGAAGCTTCGCACCTATGGAGAACAGATCCGGCAGGAAGAACAGCGCCTTGAGGATGCACGAAAAAGAGCCGATGACTACGGGTTGAGGATTCCAGAAATGCATTCCAGCCAGCAGGAAAGGGCCAGAAAAAATCTTCAGGATGAACAGCGCAATATCCGGGAGCGGGAAAGCTACCTCAGGGGTATAAGGCAGGAATACCGGCAGGCAAAGGACGAGCTGGACAAACACCGGAGGGATTTTGAATGGCAGAACAATCTGGCCGGGACTCAGAGACAGGTCCGTATCGGACTTGCGGACGGATCATCCTTACAGGCATCCATTATCAAAATCAGTGAGCAGCACGATCTGGCCCTTCTTCATCTGAGAGGATACTCCCGCACACCCAAAATGGAAACAGCCAACCCGAGACTCCTTCCCAGGGGCGCACCCCTCTATGCCATTGGCAACCCGGCAGGACTCAACCACTCCGTTGTGAACGGAATTCTCTCCGGCATGGAAGGGGTATGGGTCAAGACCAATGCCAAAATATATCCCGGTAATTCCGGCGGTCCCCTCATCACCCAAAAGGGAGAGGTGGTAGGAATCAATACCTTCAAGGAACTCACCCACAAATTTGAAGGGCTGGGTTTTGCCCTTGATATCAGCGTGGCCCTGTCGGATATGGCGGGCAGTTTCTAA
- a CDS encoding universal stress protein: protein MDLKYLIALDGSTASMAVVHYAAAMLPKDRSEIVLFLVELDMPESFWDIYPDPENRIHKEEMVEWATRQHKCFASVLETARSILVEAGFPRKCVNIKMYRRNTGITRDIISESMDGYAAVFAGRKGCSNLARLPIGNVARKLVSRILHIPLVIVGENAETNHILIGFDDSRDSRSCLRFSASLFAGTDKQFHILHIARSFNLFNGEFQNPGTVTVRQTIDDQEKNRRMKIEPAMEKALQILKEHSVEKTNMESLIITGYMNRSLGLLDMAEKEGWGTIFVGRRGVSRIQDFLMGRVGEKLVEMARDQAIWIVN from the coding sequence ATGGATCTAAAGTATCTGATTGCCCTTGATGGCTCAACGGCATCCATGGCCGTCGTCCATTATGCCGCAGCCATGCTGCCCAAAGACCGGTCAGAAATAGTCCTTTTTCTTGTTGAGCTGGATATGCCGGAATCCTTTTGGGATATCTACCCGGACCCTGAAAATCGCATACACAAAGAAGAGATGGTTGAATGGGCTACAAGACAGCATAAATGCTTTGCCAGTGTCCTTGAGACGGCACGCAGCATATTAGTGGAAGCGGGATTCCCCCGAAAATGCGTTAACATTAAAATGTACCGGCGAAATACCGGTATTACACGGGATATTATTTCCGAAAGCATGGACGGATATGCAGCTGTTTTTGCGGGGCGCAAGGGATGCTCCAACCTTGCCCGCCTGCCCATCGGCAATGTTGCCCGGAAGCTTGTATCCCGCATCCTGCATATTCCCCTCGTCATCGTTGGCGAAAATGCGGAAACAAATCATATTCTCATCGGCTTTGATGATTCCAGGGATTCCAGAAGCTGTCTTCGATTTTCTGCATCCCTTTTTGCCGGTACAGATAAACAGTTCCACATTCTTCACATTGCCCGCTCTTTCAATCTTTTTAATGGTGAATTTCAGAATCCGGGCACTGTGACTGTCAGGCAGACCATAGATGATCAGGAAAAAAACCGGCGGATGAAAATAGAACCTGCCATGGAAAAAGCCCTTCAGATTCTTAAAGAGCATTCCGTGGAAAAAACAAACATGGAAAGCCTTATTATCACAGGCTATATGAACCGTTCCCTCGGACTTCTGGATATGGCTGAAAAGGAAGGCTGGGGAACAATCTTCGTTGGACGCAGGGGAGTCTCCAGAATACAGGATTTTCTGATGGGAAGGGTAGGGGAAAAACTTGTGGAAATGGCCAGAGATCAGGCCATATGGATTGTAAACTGA
- a CDS encoding EAL domain-containing protein, translated as MFQEDKGPGSMAMIKKTSACSFNKVSSLMGNCGDCWEGYWTDHRLASVFQPVYSLAHKRIVGFEALIRPTRNGQPLAPPDFFRGLSTEKLMLADRLCRALHVANFLKLGNKDSWLFLNVATDVAVHARQYGSFFSELLDYYKLSPESVVIEVVEQATEDPERMDRGISFFRDLGCLIAMDDFGAGSSNFERIWRFSPHIVKLDRTIIARAGREARTRRMLPGIISLLHQAGSLVLVEGIEREEEARIAMESDADMVQGYYFGRPEKNPSPASPDFDGLMERCKAELGEKEHLWRRRNKPVLDLFSLALEKLCSGLKPEEALRGMLEDKRTLRCYLLTPTGLQVGSTLTGTAPERRSDACFAPLQEGRSGDWFRRPYFKRALRTPGRVRVTQPYRSITGDGMCQTLSCYVTSGSESWIVCCDLCFSDIL; from the coding sequence TTGTTTCAGGAAGACAAAGGGCCGGGATCCATGGCCATGATAAAAAAAACATCTGCATGTTCATTTAATAAGGTGTCTTCCCTCATGGGTAACTGCGGGGACTGCTGGGAAGGCTACTGGACAGACCACAGGCTGGCCTCGGTTTTTCAACCGGTGTACAGCCTCGCCCATAAGAGGATTGTGGGATTTGAAGCTTTGATACGGCCAACGAGAAACGGCCAGCCCCTGGCTCCTCCGGATTTTTTCAGAGGACTTTCCACGGAAAAACTCATGCTGGCAGACCGCCTCTGCCGTGCCCTCCATGTGGCTAATTTTCTAAAGCTTGGCAATAAAGACAGCTGGCTTTTTCTCAATGTGGCCACTGATGTTGCCGTTCATGCCAGGCAATATGGCTCATTTTTTTCTGAGCTTCTGGATTATTACAAACTTTCTCCGGAATCCGTAGTGATTGAGGTGGTGGAACAGGCCACAGAAGATCCGGAACGTATGGACAGGGGTATATCCTTTTTCAGGGATCTGGGCTGCCTCATTGCCATGGATGATTTTGGCGCAGGAAGTTCCAATTTTGAACGGATCTGGCGTTTTTCCCCCCACATTGTGAAGCTGGACCGAACCATCATTGCCCGTGCAGGTCGCGAAGCCCGTACCCGGCGCATGCTTCCCGGCATTATTTCCCTTTTGCATCAGGCAGGCTCCCTTGTTCTTGTGGAAGGCATTGAAAGGGAGGAGGAAGCCCGTATTGCCATGGAATCGGATGCCGACATGGTACAGGGGTATTATTTTGGCAGACCGGAAAAGAATCCGTCTCCGGCCTCTCCTGATTTTGATGGTCTGATGGAGCGATGCAAGGCTGAGCTGGGAGAAAAGGAGCATCTGTGGCGAAGGCGGAACAAGCCGGTTCTGGATCTTTTCTCCCTTGCCCTTGAGAAGCTCTGTTCCGGACTTAAGCCGGAGGAGGCCTTAAGGGGCATGCTGGAGGATAAGAGAACCCTGCGATGTTATCTGCTTACTCCCACTGGGCTGCAGGTGGGGTCCACCCTTACGGGTACAGCTCCGGAAAGAAGGTCCGACGCCTGCTTTGCTCCTTTGCAGGAGGGACGCAGCGGAGACTGGTTCCGCCGACCCTATTTCAAAAGGGCTCTTCGTACTCCCGGCCGGGTTCGGGTCACCCAGCCCTACCGCTCCATCACCGGAGACGGAATGTGCCAGACCCTTTCCTGTTATGTGACTTCAGGATCAGAAAGCTGGATTGTCTGCTGTGATCTCTGTTTCAGCGATATTTTATGA
- a CDS encoding acyl-CoA dehydrogenase: MAQVIADRRDVDFVLHEQLEVAELAKSSTFTEFNRKTIDLIVNEARNLAIKEILPLQKISDAGCEFDAGTVRVPEAYHKVYKNYLDGQWLAMGDTPEWGGQGMPKPVCLAASEYFHGACNSFMLFHMATHGAARLIENFGTDEQKNQVLKNMYAGKWSGTMLLTEPDAGSDVGALSTVARRNPDGTYSLSGSKIFISGGEQDMVENIIHPTLARIEGAPEGTRGISLFMVPKYRIKADGSLGEFNDVICTGIEHKMGLHGNSTCSLTLGGKGECIGTLIGEENKGMAAMFHMMNEARQMTGLQGFANATTAYMYALDYARQRIQTKHMTDPADAGPAAIIRHPDVRRQLMIMKSFVDGMRSLIYYNGMIQNRCQLSDSPEEKERLKNIEEVLTPIIKAYITDKAFEVCSHAVQVYGGYGYVEEYPVAQLLRDARVFQIYEGTNGIQSMDLVGRKMGMKKGAAFMAYLEEIRSTIEKARNIESIRPLAENLEKLLETYTETAMVLGKAAASDKVLNAFAFTHPFLEATGDLTMAWMLLWRALVAEPKIGLKKKDDAFYKGQITTARFFINTQLPVTAGRLASIRVMDGAAIDMEDAGFGG, encoded by the coding sequence ATGGCCCAAGTTATTGCCGACCGCCGTGATGTGGATTTTGTGCTCCATGAACAGCTTGAGGTGGCCGAGCTTGCCAAAAGCAGCACCTTCACGGAATTCAACCGTAAAACCATCGACCTCATTGTGAATGAAGCCAGAAACCTTGCCATCAAGGAAATTCTTCCTTTACAGAAAATCAGTGATGCAGGCTGCGAGTTTGATGCCGGAACCGTTCGGGTACCCGAAGCCTATCATAAGGTGTACAAAAACTATCTGGACGGTCAGTGGCTGGCCATGGGAGATACGCCGGAGTGGGGAGGGCAGGGAATGCCCAAGCCAGTATGCCTTGCGGCCAGTGAGTATTTCCATGGCGCCTGCAACTCCTTCATGCTCTTTCACATGGCCACCCATGGTGCGGCCCGGCTGATAGAGAATTTTGGTACGGATGAGCAGAAAAATCAGGTACTGAAAAACATGTATGCTGGCAAATGGTCCGGCACCATGCTCCTCACCGAACCGGATGCAGGCTCCGACGTGGGTGCCCTGAGTACTGTGGCCAGGCGCAACCCCGACGGCACCTATTCCCTTTCTGGCTCCAAGATCTTCATCTCCGGTGGTGAGCAGGATATGGTGGAAAATATCATCCATCCAACCCTTGCCCGCATTGAAGGAGCCCCCGAAGGCACCCGTGGCATCTCCCTTTTCATGGTGCCCAAATACCGCATCAAGGCAGATGGCTCCTTAGGAGAATTTAATGATGTAATCTGCACGGGCATTGAGCATAAGATGGGCCTGCACGGCAATTCCACCTGCTCTTTGACTTTGGGAGGAAAGGGTGAGTGCATAGGCACCCTCATCGGAGAAGAGAACAAAGGCATGGCCGCCATGTTCCACATGATGAATGAAGCCCGTCAGATGACAGGCCTTCAGGGTTTTGCCAACGCAACCACGGCCTATATGTATGCCCTGGATTACGCACGCCAGCGTATTCAGACCAAGCATATGACCGATCCCGCCGATGCAGGTCCTGCGGCCATTATCCGTCACCCGGATGTGCGTCGCCAGCTCATGATCATGAAGAGCTTTGTGGACGGCATGCGCAGCCTCATTTACTACAATGGTATGATCCAGAACCGCTGCCAGCTTTCCGACAGCCCGGAAGAAAAGGAAAGACTGAAAAACATTGAAGAGGTTCTGACTCCCATCATCAAGGCCTACATCACGGACAAGGCCTTTGAGGTCTGCTCCCATGCGGTTCAGGTCTATGGCGGCTACGGCTATGTGGAGGAGTATCCCGTGGCCCAGCTGCTTCGTGATGCCCGTGTTTTTCAGATCTACGAAGGTACCAACGGCATCCAGTCCATGGACCTTGTGGGCCGCAAGATGGGCATGAAAAAAGGGGCCGCTTTCATGGCTTATCTGGAGGAAATCCGCAGCACCATAGAAAAGGCTCGGAACATTGAATCCATCCGGCCTCTGGCGGAAAATTTGGAAAAACTGCTGGAAACCTACACGGAAACCGCCATGGTACTGGGTAAGGCCGCAGCCAGCGACAAGGTGCTTAACGCCTTTGCCTTTACCCATCCCTTCCTGGAGGCCACGGGTGATCTGACCATGGCATGGATGCTTTTGTGGCGGGCCCTTGTGGCCGAACCCAAAATCGGTCTGAAGAAAAAGGATGATGCCTTTTACAAAGGCCAGATCACCACGGCCCGTTTCTTCATCAATACCCAGCTTCCTGTTACCGCAGGTAGGCTTGCCTCCATCCGGGTCATGGATGGCGCAGCCATCGACATGGAAGATGCGGGTTTCGGAGGCTGA
- a CDS encoding VOC family protein yields MNQPLKFTGIHHLALATRDLGATIRFWRDLVGLPLFLGFGRKGYRQYFFSISESCALAFFEWPEVEALSEKDHGVPVKGPFGFDHVSIGVENDGDLARMKARLEAAGLWVSEAVDHGFIHSIYTFDPNNIAVEFSAPAGSSDLRSSPVLAENDPPPEVAEGPFPQTQLFADPEEVPELILYPGEGRDVVPR; encoded by the coding sequence ATGAATCAGCCCCTGAAATTTACAGGCATTCACCATCTGGCCCTGGCCACCCGGGATCTGGGAGCCACCATACGTTTCTGGCGGGATCTGGTGGGGTTGCCCCTTTTTCTTGGTTTTGGCAGAAAAGGTTATCGTCAGTATTTTTTTTCCATTTCAGAAAGCTGTGCTCTGGCTTTTTTTGAGTGGCCGGAGGTTGAAGCCCTTAGCGAAAAGGATCATGGTGTTCCCGTTAAAGGCCCTTTCGGCTTTGACCATGTATCCATAGGCGTGGAAAATGATGGGGACCTTGCCCGTATGAAGGCAAGGCTTGAGGCGGCAGGCTTATGGGTTTCCGAGGCTGTGGATCATGGATTCATCCACTCCATCTACACCTTTGACCCCAACAATATTGCCGTGGAATTTTCTGCTCCTGCAGGCAGCAGCGATCTGCGATCCAGCCCCGTACTGGCGGAAAATGATCCACCTCCGGAAGTCGCTGAAGGCCCTTTTCCCCAGACGCAGCTTTTCGCTGATCCGGAAGAGGTTCCTGAGCTTATCCTCTATCCCGGTGAAGGCAGAGATGTTGTGCCCCGTTAA
- a CDS encoding sigma-54-dependent transcriptional regulator: MPPRKHLSESERNFFELVFKAGMTNPFSDARSQLDASIAGVFPETDRQERIRRMVEEVARKISLLEKEGRANLEAYEGRDKVLLRTTFLFELFYAFRRKFDALIEAQVAAGTAPVRVPFTRDALALLQKRGLKTRHTFELAFQLRRAYHFIDRSLSGRSPSMKKFRESLWNNVFTQNLDLYERYLVNRMEDFSTLILGETGTGKGSAAAAIGRSGYIPFDPEKERFVESFTLAFVPLNLSQFPESLMESELFGHKKGAFTGAVDDFKGVFARCSPHGAIFLDEIGEVSTPVQIKLLNVLQERIFYPVGSHEAMRFHGRVIAATNKSLQDLREKVFRDDFYYRLSSDIIEVPPLRHRIREDPKELDTLLDHTVTRLVGIPSPELVEMAKQTLARKPGPDYPWPGNVREVEQAVRRILLTSVYEGEKRSRPVSLDAHILEGIESGTLTAQELLMAYCARRYEDARTYEEVARQTGLDRRTVKKYIDGWRAAQGGHGR, translated from the coding sequence ATGCCCCCCAGAAAACACCTCAGTGAATCCGAACGCAATTTTTTTGAGCTGGTATTCAAGGCAGGGATGACCAATCCCTTCAGTGATGCCAGAAGTCAGCTGGATGCCTCCATTGCGGGCGTTTTTCCGGAAACGGACAGGCAGGAGCGAATACGGCGCATGGTGGAAGAGGTTGCCCGAAAAATAAGTCTGCTGGAAAAGGAGGGCCGGGCCAATCTGGAAGCCTATGAAGGCAGGGATAAGGTTCTTCTGCGTACTACCTTTCTCTTTGAGCTTTTCTATGCATTCCGCAGAAAATTCGACGCCCTGATTGAAGCCCAGGTGGCAGCAGGCACAGCACCGGTACGTGTTCCTTTCACCAGAGATGCCCTGGCCCTGCTCCAGAAACGGGGGCTGAAAACCCGGCATACCTTTGAGCTGGCTTTTCAGCTCAGAAGGGCTTACCACTTCATCGATCGCAGTCTATCCGGAAGATCCCCATCCATGAAAAAATTCCGGGAGAGCCTTTGGAACAATGTCTTTACCCAGAATCTGGATCTTTATGAACGCTACCTTGTTAATCGCATGGAAGATTTTTCCACCCTTATTCTGGGGGAAACGGGGACGGGAAAGGGCAGTGCCGCTGCAGCCATAGGCAGATCTGGCTATATTCCCTTTGATCCTGAAAAAGAACGTTTTGTGGAAAGCTTTACCCTTGCCTTTGTGCCCTTAAACCTTTCCCAGTTTCCCGAAAGCCTCATGGAATCTGAACTTTTCGGCCATAAAAAAGGTGCTTTCACAGGGGCCGTAGACGATTTTAAAGGCGTTTTTGCCCGCTGTTCACCCCATGGGGCTATTTTCCTTGATGAGATCGGTGAGGTTTCCACTCCCGTTCAGATCAAGCTTCTTAATGTTCTGCAGGAAAGAATTTTTTATCCTGTGGGCAGCCATGAGGCCATGCGTTTCCATGGTCGGGTCATTGCCGCCACCAACAAAAGTCTTCAGGATTTACGGGAAAAGGTTTTCAGGGACGATTTTTATTATCGCCTTTCTTCGGACATCATTGAGGTTCCTCCTTTGCGTCACCGCATACGGGAGGATCCTAAGGAGCTGGATACCCTCCTGGATCATACGGTTACCCGTCTTGTGGGCATACCCTCGCCGGAGCTGGTGGAAATGGCAAAGCAGACCCTTGCCCGAAAACCCGGACCGGACTACCCATGGCCGGGGAATGTTCGTGAAGTGGAGCAGGCCGTCCGCAGGATTCTTCTGACCTCGGTATATGAGGGGGAAAAGCGATCCCGTCCGGTTTCTCTGGATGCCCATATTCTGGAAGGTATTGAGTCCGGAACCCTTACTGCCCAGGAACTGCTCATGGCCTATTGCGCCCGTCGCTATGAGGATGCCCGTACTTATGAGGAAGTGGCCCGGCAGACGGGTCTGGACAGGCGTACTGTGAAAAAATACATCGACGGATGGCGGGCTGCACAGGGGGGGCATGGCAGGTAA